The genome window TAAATAGAAGCACAATTTCACTATAATCACTGCAGAAAaccaaatgaagaaaaacaaagtgatAAGCTCATAAGGTAGGTCAGCCAGTGTTAACAAGTTAAGTCTAAAACAATTTTGACTAATACATATTAGGTAAGGTTCAAGAAAATCCAGTAAAATTGGCCTTTAAAAGAAACAAGATGGTGTAGAGGTAGTGGATAAAAGCATTgaccactcttccaaaggaccatagtttgattcccaacaccactTCCTCATCTGTAATTAATGcatatagtacacagacatatatgcagccAAAATGCCTATACACATAAACTTAGTAATTGTagttgaaatttaaaaagaaacacaatattCAAGTTATTAAGATATCAATGAACAGAGGGAACCAAGGTAGTAACAGTAAGTTAGGTTATTGAAAAATGCATATATTCTACTTGTTTTAATAAAGACAATGCACACAAAAAGGCAGCATAAAATAGTCTTGTATACCTATAGTTGGTTGTTCAGGATGATGCAACTCTAGAAATATGCACAAAAAttgaaagagggagaagaacaaTCAGCAGATCTTTCTCTAATCAAGAGAGtgaggagacaaagagagaaagtaCTCAGACCAAAAGTGATGGACTATATTCTGGGAAATGATGAAGctgtggaaagagaaaagcaaagtcTGGGACATTATAAATGACCATCTTAAGGTAAAGACAGATTTGCTCACTAAATCCTCAAGAAGCTGCTTCTAAGACCTACCTGGCTTTAACGATCTTTAGGAAGAAGAGTTATATGTCACAAGGTGACTCTGTAAGGGGAATGTTTAAGGACTGAAATCGGGGTCAAACAAATTCATGAATTGCTGAGATAAGCTAAGGTTAATTCTCATCCTCTGCAGTTGTTAAAGAGTTCAGCTGTGTCCTTGATACTCCTGTGGCTTCAGCAAGTCAAGCTGCTAACACTACTGTACATGAAGACAGCTATTTCTGTGCTTCCATGTCACATAGCCTATACCACATTATCTCTTAAGTGTCACTCAAATGGTTCTCTCAGAAAGCCTCACATGTACATTCCAGTCACTATAAGAAAATGCTACCTAGGGATCATTTTTATGTAATACCTACAGGAGGCAATCGGTTTTCTCTTCATTGAGGGCCTGAAAGACTTTTGAATTATGATCCACAGTGGAAACTAACCATTTGTGTAGGTGTCTATTTTCAGAGATGAGAGCAAAAACATTATATGAACTCTAATTCTGTTATAAGTAGTAGTAAGCATTGAGCTACcctgaagttagaaaaaaattttaattcatatgTCAGAGACCTATGGTAGTTTAAGTAGCTAATTAAAACAAAGTAGGATGGAAAAGAGATTTCTAAAGAACAATGACTTTGTTGATGTTTCTAGCAAAAAGAATGTAATTTGAGCAGATGGATGCTTTTAAAGTAACATTAATTCTGTCTTTCAAATTAAACTGCATTAGGGCATATTACATTTGttattaatttaaattcattgttttcctaCTTTGAAATTAATGCTCATTTAAACTATAGGATGGAAATGTTCTAGTCATAAGTTCCCAATAGGTGCTtttcagagaaaatatattttagcttGCTCTGACTTTCTTACCTTAACTACAAAACAAACTTTTACTAAATGCTTTCCAGATGAAAGGTAAAATAAGTATGTTTACTGCTCTCTTTAAAGCTGTACAAGAATCAGTAATTCTGAATGCTCAGAAAAGTACCtttattctttcaatttttacTGAGTTTACTAAACAAAGAACTCAGCATGCTATTTGTGAAGAACAGAGTGTTTAATTAAAAGCAAAGTAAGTTATGCTTGCTAAAACTACACAGCTAAGTATATTCAACTCATAGACTGTAGTTACTTAAAAATCTAGTTCCCATTCAATTCGTTGACTCCACAGAATAGAGAGCCTCTTGATACTATAGATACACTCACCAAAGCATAAGAATtccagggagaaaaagagagctaTCCAGCTATGGGCTCTTAATGTGATACTAACCAATACATTTTCTATCAGAATAAAAATTAAcccttgtaattaaaaaaaaaaaattaccaaggaGTTCAGCAAACCTTACTTCTGGCAGTGGACTGGCCGGCTTTGTTAGGATTCCTCCAACGTACACAACGTTAGGCAGCGTGGGTCTGGGAAACTCCAGTGCTACGTCAGTACATAACATCCATAGGCTGGACCCATGAACCAAATCATACATGGACTTTGCAGGCAGCAGGTTGTACTTCTGCATTATCCTCTCGTATTTCGGAAGAACCAAAAAGCTAACCCCTATTCTGGATATGAGGTAAACACCAGTATTTTTCATCCTTTCCAAGAAGTTCATGCGGTCTGTGAGGAGTGAGTTAAACTCTGGGACATAAGCTAAAGGAGCAGGAGCTCCTACTTCAGCAGGATACCAAAGGCCAGTAGAAAATACAGCATACTTAACGCCTAAAAGATGGGCGATCACAAATCCACACATATCATTGGGGTCAACCAGGAGCAGgtcaaacttttctttttttaaaccctgGATTAGGGCTTGGTTGCCAACCATCATGTCACAATTCTTAGTATAGTGATCCAGTATGTCAACCAGTTCAACTGCTGTCAATCTCCCAGAAAAAATATTCCGCATTTTAGACTGCAGGAAAGCATCTGAGGTGGTACTGTTGAAGATCCCTGGGTATCGCTGGAGGCTGTAGTGATTAGATGGGGcaatgtctctgccttctgagaggagAAGCACAGTGTGGTGGCCTCTCTCGTGCAAGGCCGATGCTAGTGTCTTGAAAATGTACAAATGGCTTTCAAACATAATTGGCGGCACAATGATGATTTTAGCAGCCCTTGCTATTCCAACAGCACTCCACAGGAGcatgaaatatggagtgtaagaCTTCATAGCTGCAAAGACAACCAGAAAATGACTTAGAACATTATAGAGGGTGGCCATTCAAAACAATCGCAAATagtttattttccaaaatatctAATGAtccaattcttttaaaaaaattagcctAATATGATTTCCAAAGACATGTCACTAAATAAGACAACAATATTATGGACAGAATTGGAAGAAAttgatatataatacatattaacaccaatatgaaaatatataactttATCAGTAAAAGAATACTTTTTACCCAGACTATAACTTCTGAAAAGCCTAGACACTTGATATTACTTCTTTGAATACTACCTTTGACGTAGTACTAATAAATTCTTATTCTTAATAAATGTCATGTTAATTccaggaaaattttaaattttaaattttaatatagtgATAATATTCCAAATTGTGATTAAAGGTTTCCAAGAGAGAACACACTTCAAAAAAATTAAGTAGTAGTTCAATAATTCTGTAGAATTTTACCTCACAGGTAAAGTCACATTTAGTATGTTTTTTATCACTAAGTAAATACACTAAATATTCTGATGGTCTGTATTCatgtaacattttatttgttatgcATTGTGTTAATTCAAGACATCATCTAAATGAATGACTCTCAAAAGAAACTTCAAGAGCATACTGAAGAAGAGTTTGGTGAAGGAGTTAAGTCCCAGACCATACTGTATATGTGCCACCTTCAACTAGACTGTCAACCTCAAGGCAGATAGATGTACACTTCAAGACAGACATTTTTCCTACCCTTTCTGGTTAACAGATTAAGTACCAAGTCTTACTCCACATTAGTGAGAAATAAACATATTATGTGTAGGGAAGGTAATAGCTGTACACAAAGTCTATTCAATATAATTAACCTAAGCTCTAGGTTAgaccccaaacaaaaaaaaagattctgaagAGTGTGGCACAGAAACTGGACACTTTGATTTCAAGGAACAACACAAACTATATCTAGACATACTTGACAAACAATGGTTCTCCTGTGTACTTTTGCTCATGATTGTACATTAGTCATATTCTTTGGCCAAATTTCCACCATCTAAACACAATTGTAACAAATATACTTTCCCAATATTTAAACTCTGCATTAATCAAAATAATCATATGCTTAGTAAGCTGGagtcttcaaataaataaatacactataTTTTTAGCTGTTTTCCCCTCTTATtcccagaaaaaataaaaaatggtacattctataaatgttataaatattaaatgttgcTTGGCATATTACATAGATATAGAAACAAATCTGTAAGAAACATTGTTTCCATAGAGAATTTTTCTCTAATCACAAGTTCTATATATGGTAAAATAAGCAGTCAAACTTGGAAGAAAAATGCTTTCTAAGTTTTTAATGTATTATGCTTTTGCTTCATACCAATGTGTCTCTCTAATGTTACCTTCttctaatcttaaaaaaaaattagaggtttTGCATCCACGTGTTATAAATTCTGGGGATGAAACTTATGTAAAAGCAGAAATGCCATAAATACTGTTGTCTAGTGTCACCATGAGCATATCCAAGATCTACTTAACGATGGATCCACGGCAGACAGCTACTCTTATACTCTGCTGGACTGATAAGTAGCATGTACGTCAATCAGACTCAAAGCCATGAACTGATAAATAactgaataattaataataatagtaataaatagcatggaaacaaacccttcctctgTGTTTCTTACTCTTCCTTAtcttagtattttatttcagtcttttcTAAAGATtaagaagaaacacataaaatgttttgctttaatgAACTTTTATGTTCTAGAATAGTATTGTACAGTAGAATATTATGTGAGATGAAAATTTGTGAATCCCTGTTTTGCTTTTAGGCATCCTCTACTCACCAGTAACTACTGAGCAGTTTTATGAGGTTAATAAGAGTGTGAACTGCAATCTAAATTGTACTAATAGAATCACCTAGCTAATGAGTACTGTCCTAAAAACTAAAACTACagattctaaaaaaaattaaaaaaaaagtgactatTCAGAAATATCTACATTCTTTAGACAAAAGACCTAGTAAAAATAGCTACCATGCCTTTAATAAAAACAGTGAGTACAAGAAAGCAGCATCAATCAGATCACTGTATTCTACTACTTAAATACAAGACCAATTATGAAAGATTACAATAGCACCCAAACACAAGCACCAGCATCACAAACATCACTGTATGATTAAGAAAGGAAGGACCACAGCTAGAAGCAAATGCTGAAATTCTCCTAGTCCAGAATCACCTGAGCTCATTCACTGGAAAACAATCTTCTAgtattttaaacaatatcttaTCCTCATTTGGGGGGCGTGTGGCTGTTAATTAAAGTTTTATAGGTGACAGTGGACTGGAGAAGATAGTGGTGGAAAGCAGAATAAGAGGACAATGACTGCAGATGactggagacagaagcaaaggaaaatgTTAGGGAAAGCTCAGGGAGCCCTGTAGGAGCTCAGAGGAAGGGGTGAAAAGTAGGGAGGAACCCTTATGCTCCCTGATGGAACTAGCTCTTGGAATAGGTGGAAATTTGATACCTTCGTGGGAGTACAGAGAGGatacaggggaagggggatgcaGAAAGTGATGGAGGGAAGATTGGGGTgccaggaaggaggggaaggatggggagaaagcAAGTGGGGACAGGTAAGACAGCAGGACAGGGCCCTGGAGGTGGGGGGAGCCAGGTGAATGAATAGTTCTGCAGTCATGGATGGGGCAGGCACCTGGAGGAGGCAAAAGGTAGAGGAACAGGAGGCCCCTCCTAGCAAGGTGTGGTGAGCCTTCTGATCAAGACCAGAGCAGTGCCCCAAGCCACTAGGTCTGGCAAGGGTCATGCTTCTTCCCACACTGGGTGCCTCTGCAACTCAGGAGAAGAAAAATGGGAAGCCCTGAGGATGACTTGATTGGAATTTCATTCCCAGACTATAGATAGCtcctgagctatatagtgagttcctgAGCTGCCTCAATGAATAGCCTCACCATCATGACTCAGGGTCTTGAGTATAGCACCCACAAGGCTCCATTGGCTGCCTCTACctgcctttcccccttcctccctccctccctccctccctccctcNNNNNNNNNNNaggaggaggaggaggaggaggaggaggaggaagaggaagaagaggaggaggaggaagaggaggaggaagaggaagaggaggaggaagaggaggaggaagaagaggaggaggaagaggaagaggaggaggaggaagtggaggaagaagggatAACTACTATACCACAGGCTGAAGATGCCATAGAATCCTTGTAAGAGGGATGAATGGTCAGGCTGGAGCAACTCAAGGCCTGAGACACCATGCCAAGCAACAAGGAAAGGCATAAGACATGTGGAGTTTGGGTCAGTGATAATGACCCTCCCAGAGCCTTCATTCTAATTCTAAACTGAAGTTTGAAGGCACAGGCTTTCTAGATTGGGGTGATCATGCAAGTAGTATTACAtgaaactcacaaacacacacacacacacacacacacacatacagactgggggggagagggagggaagaagggagaaagggagggagggagggtgagggagggagcgCAAAGGTGGGCTCCCTATCCTCAGTTGCTACTAGGGAGTTGAAAAAATAATCTATCTCTGATTTGTGGGGTCTCTCTTTGACTATGTAGGTTTCTAGGAGACTAGGGTTTAGAACCAAAGCCTTGTCCTACACTCATGACCTCTGGATTTTGGCTGCCTCTGAGTTAAAAGGACTGGGGTGGCAGGACTGGACCTATAAGGATGGAGCCATCCTAGTCCCTCTCCACCCAGTTCCAATGCTGACTCACAGGGTCTTGGAGAAGATAGGGGCAGGATGACCTGATTGTCTTGCCTACCCTTGGGGACAGCAGAAGAGTCCTACCTCTTTTCAAGGGTGGGGATTTCTTGTTCCTGTGCTCCCTCCTTAGGGTCAGAAGGCAGTGAGGGCTGGGCCTCTTACCCTCTACCTCTCCCCATCTTCTAGCCCAGGTGCAAGTCTGAACTGTCTCTGCTACTTTCTGTCCAAGGGATGGGGAGTGCAAGGGTGATGGGCTGAGGTAGCCTTGTGGGAAGTGGGGCAAGCCAGCACCATCTGGTGGTCATGCCTGTAAGAGTGAGTGAACCCAGGGATCACTTTGGTGATCTAGTGTCATATTCAGCCATCATGGTAACATGACTAGGTAACTCATTTGACCCTGAGAAAAAGGAGCTCCCTCCGACCTTGCCTAGGACTgagtccaccccccccccttatttACCTCACCACTTCTGAGGTGGGGAAGAGGcaggaataaataataataataataataatttaagattcatttttaataaaactttatagGTAGGAGTTTTATTTACAAAACATGATGTGGTACTAAATCCCTTATCTACAGGCATTTACAAATTTTATGTTCCTCAAATACCTTGAGTAAGTATTGGTTGATTTATACATTAGAATTGATGATTCCAGACCATTGTCTGAGGATTTTAGAATTACCATGAATATAGATTATCTATGACCCACCAATTCCAATGTGTGACACATGGCAGCCCTTGACATTTTATATTGCAAAGAATAGTGATTTGTTTGACAttaagcaaaacaacaaacagttATACCAGAGCAGCTTTGAATGGAGCTGTAACGCAGTATCAAAAACTTCAGAAACTACTCAAATCATATATATGGTTATTATAAAGGCATTTAAACATGCCTCCCCCAAAGCCCATACTCACACTTGGGCTCTTTTTTTTACCCTTTCACTGGCACCTATTAAACCTTGTGCCTAAATCATATTAAAATCTCTTTCTAATAAACTCCAACTATGCTTCACAGTGACTggtcctaaaattattttctgtagcaAGGTCAAGTAGACCAAGCTTCACCAGACTATTTCTGAAGACAACTCCAAAGACTACTCCAAGGAAGCAGTGTAGAGTTGTGTCTGCAGTTGTGTCACATTGTTGCTGACAATTAAGAGCCTTTCTTTGAGTTTGGAGGTTCTACTTTTCTTCCTTAGGTAACTAGAATAACCATAGCACTACTATAGACAACCAAGAGAATCACCACTACACTAAATCACAATAGCAGTAAATTCACTAAAAAATTCTGTGATGAGCTAGATGCTGTACTGAGGAATAAGAGGAGGACTGTGGCTTCTGTTCTTTTCAAGGAATAGCATCCTCTCCTTCAACTTTGTTCATGGACAAAAAGATAAAAGTGAGTATTTCTCAGCATCTTgtttcagtcattttttttctttacaggaGATATAGTAAAGCAGGGATCTAGAAACCTCTTTTGCTAAAAATCACTGAGTCCTCATTGGAGCCCATAGGTAGTGAAACAGGATGAAAAACTAATATTCTTGTCATTGTTTTGTCTATCTCTCTTATTTTGGTTTAAAATGGTATCTTCTGGTCACTTTATTCCTGTATCAAATAAAGGCCCCTCCCAAATGAAGTGGGAGCAATGGTCTAGGACTGACAGCCTCAGCCTGAAATGGAAGTAACCATTACTTGAGTAACTTCAGCCTCTCTGGCTTCTTTCTGAGATCACTGATCAAGACCTGATCAGAGACAATGTTGGCCAGAAACCTTGTTCTCTAAATCTAATTTCCTATGAGTTTCTTCACAAAAGAGGGACATTCTACCTGCTTACTAGTTCCTCTTATCAAAATAACCACATTGAACACATCTCTGCttttaatttctgtctctgtaactAGTATATGGGGACCAGTGGCTGAGCCCAGCATGTTGGGGCTTTTAGTGTCCAGGTTTCTACCCTAAAAGCTCTTATTATAGGAGGATCAATGCTGTgtgctatttccaatttttgCCTTAATATTTATCACTCTTATATACCTCCTATATGGAATGAAATTGTGGTAATTATTAACACTCCAGACAATGCACTCCAAAGAGGAAACCTGGAAAAGTGTAACTACAAAGATGCTTAGGGCCAGAGATCTCATTCCTCTCTGGTTACGTCAGATTACTGTCTATGAGGAGCTAAACTACCCTCAAAAGCCACTGTAAAGTCTGTCTATAACACCAGGGTGATGAATCATCAAGGTCCTGACAAATCAAGCAAGTGGCTTGCCTCATAGCTGTAACCTTGCAGTTCCTTTCTTGTGCTCTTGAGACTGAAAAGCATTACTTCACTTACACTAAGACAGTTGCACCTGTTTTATGAAATAAGGCTGAAAAGGTGTTTACCTGACAAAGGATAACACCTAGTAAATTAATCCACTTTATCCTGCTATATAAAGAAAGGATGaaagctcacacacatgcataaatgcatccaattctctcttcctctctccctcctccccctcacacacacgcgcgcacacacacacacacacacacacacacacacacaatggttaAAAGCCAACTGTATTTCTATGGTTACTACTTTCACATGACAGTAATACCTGCTGTTCTAAAGTAAAGTAAATTATGGGTAGCTGTTTGCAAAAAAAGCCACTGAATGTAAAATTACTGTCACAGTACAGCAGCTTCTCAGCTTGGGGTGGGAAAAGAACCCACTATTTAGAAAGGTATGGTTTGCACTATCAGTTCACTCCCGCCTTAAAgaaaagaggtggggagggaggtctGGAAAGATTGCTCGGTGGTTAGGAGCAGCACTGCTTGTACTTCCAAAAGAACCAGgtctgattcctagcacccacgtggcagctcacaactgtctgtacctccagttccagggagatctgacaccctcttctaccTCTTTCTAGAGCACTACGCATATAATGTGGTTTTTAGACAAACATGAAAGCACAGCACCTtacacataagaaataaaataaattaaaataaaaaatgtatgctGGGAACTCTGAAATAACTGAACTGCAATCGGGGTGAAAGTCATATACTGACAATACTCAGGTTGAACATCAGCAGCTAATGCAGAGAGAGCTAGATTTTCAAAATGTACCACTTTTCTAagcttttttttggtttggttttgttttgatttacttagaaagcaaaacaaaacaacaacaggacATATGTATTCTTGTTTTCATATAATTTGCAGGTATGTACAGTTCACCTACAGATATGAGACAAAAACCTCTGGATAAAAAGGAATAATGTATTCATTTCACAAATGTAAAGAATAAATGATTTGAGTTTCTCTGACAGAAGTTTCTAGTGAAAATTTCTAAcacagtcacttttttttttttttttttttttttttttttttttttttttttttttgagacagggtttctctgtgttcctggctgtcctggaactcactctgtagaccaggctgaccttgaactcagaaatctgcctgcctctgcctcccaagtgcagggattaaaggcgtgctccaccactgcccggcaacacAGTCactttgaaaagaacaaaatttatcTGTGATTAACAACAAATTTGAAGGTCctgatgaaaatataatattcataaaCTTTACTGTCCTTTATGCTAGCATATTCTATTATAGAAAGCCATAATGATATAGCTATTTGGAAGTACTACAAACCGGCAGatcttgttttatataaaatatcaaaaaatattaaacatcatCGGTACCTTTTAAAATTGTTGTACAGAATGCATTACTACTATTGCTTTTATAACACCCCAAGCTAGACATCCTCCCCACTCCTCACTATAGCTACCCATAGTTATCTCAGTTATCTACAGTACAGGTGGCAAAGCTGAAATGAGAAACTCAACCCTTTTCCTTTATCAGTAATAGCTGGCTCCTGTCCACATGGAGGATTTTTTTCCTCAACCACCAAgaggaaggaaaattaaaagcaaGGCTATGGAGAGGACAGGAAGATAGGACAATATGAAGAATATCAACAAACACTGCACTTGAGATCTCATATCCATTTATGCCCGATCATGGTAAATTTAGGTACTTAAAAGTCAAATTTTAATCACCTAGGTCAAATTATCCTCAAATTTTAGGGCCCAATGGGCTCAAGTGCTAACTAAAAATACAGATTCCAAGGTCTCTTTAGCAAATAGGCTGTGGCTTaggtaggaaaaaaatctgtattttaaataagCGACTGAAAATTTCTATGGTGTTCTCTATCAGACTGACTGCTAAGAATCTAGCACCTAACACTTCAATGTAGAGTTATACAAGTGACACTACTGAAGAAACTGTAGGTGTAGCAAGGCCTGAGTTAAAAATTAGCTCTTGAGGAAAAATACAATGTACATCCTGGATCTTAAGGAGCACAGAATAAGCAGTTGAACAATCTCAAAACATTTACAAGCTCCTTTCACCTTAGATTACCTACAGTCTCCAAGGGTACATAAATAATGCCTTTAGTACTGCTATAACAGTTAATACTTGGCCAACCTGTCATTGTCATTCTTTTAGGACTGGGTTTTCCTGCTCTTATCTAATTCATTTCACAAACCTTCTATTAACTTATGTTGTTAATGCATcacttaaaatgtaattttttattttttattttcttttactctttaatatt of Mus pahari chromosome 4, PAHARI_EIJ_v1.1, whole genome shotgun sequence contains these proteins:
- the Ugt8 gene encoding 2-hydroxyacylsphingosine 1-beta-galactosyltransferase, whose product is MKSYTPYFMLLWSAVGIARAAKIIIVPPIMFESHLYIFKTLASALHERGHHTVLLLSEGRDIAPSNHYSLQRYPGIFNSTTSDAFLQSKMRNIFSGRLTAVELVDILDHYTKNCDMMVGNQALIQGLKKEKFDLLLVDPNDMCGFVIAHLLGVKYAVFSTGLWYPAEVGAPAPLAYVPEFNSLLTDRMNFLERMKNTGVYLISRIGVSFLVLPKYERIMQKYNLLPAKSMYDLVHGSSLWMLCTDVALEFPRPTLPNVVYVGGILTKPASPLPEDLQKWVNGAQEHGFVLVSFGAGVKYLSEDIANKLAGALGRLPQKVIWRFSGTKPKNLGNNTKLIEWLPQNDLLGHSNIRAFLSHGGLNSIFETMYHGVPVVGIPLFGDHYDTMTRVQAKGMGILLEWNTVTEGELYDALVKVINNPSYRLRAQKLSEIHKDQPGHPVNRTTYWIDYILRHDGAHHLRSAVHQISFCQYFLLDIAFVLLLGAVLLYFILSYVTKFIYRKIKSLWSRNKHSTVNGHYQNGIPNGKYKGNGHIKHEKKVK